The Littorina saxatilis isolate snail1 linkage group LG13, US_GU_Lsax_2.0, whole genome shotgun sequence genome contains a region encoding:
- the LOC138945920 gene encoding BUD13 homolog, producing MNCTEWSAYCVQHDKANVSYNRSAKHDKANVSYNRSAKHYKANVSYNRSAKHDKANVSYNRSAKHYKANVSYNRSAKHYKANVSYNRSAKHYKANVSYNRSAKHYKANVSYNRSAKHYKANVSYNRSAKHYKANVSYNRSAKHYKANVSYNRSAKHYKANVSYNRSAKHYKANVSYNRSAKHDKANVSYNRSAKHDKANVSYNRSAKHDKANVSYNRSAKHDKANVSYNRSAKHDKANVSYKRSAKHYKANVGYNRSAKHYKANVSYNRSAKHDKANVSYNRSAKHDKANVSYKRSAKHYKANVSYNRSAKHYKANVSYNRSAKHYKANVSYNRSAKHDKANVSYNRSAKHYKANVSYNRSAKHYKANVSYNRSAKHYKANVSYNRSAKHYKANVSYNRSAKHYKANVSYNRSAKHYKANVSYNRSAEHYKANVSYNRSAKHDKANVSYKRSAKHFDK from the coding sequence ATGAATTGCACAGAGTGGAGTGCTTACTGTGTACAACATGACAAAGCCAACGTCAGCTATAACAGAAGCGCCAAACATGACAAAGCCAACGTCAGCTATAACAGAAGCGCCAAACATTACAAAGCCAACGTCAGCTATAACAGAAGCGCCAAACATGACAAAGCCAACGTCAGCTATAACAGAAGCGCCAAACATTACAAAGCCAATGTCAGCTATAACAGAAGCGCCAAACATTACAAAGCCAACGTCAGCTATAACAGAAGCGCCAAACATTACAAAGCCAACGTCAGCTATAACAGAAGCGCCAAACATTACAAAGCCAACGTCAGCTATAACAGAAGCGCCAAACATTACAAAGCCAACGTCAGCTATAACAGAAGCGCCAAACATTACAAAGCCAACGTCAGCTATAACAGAAGCGCCAAACATTACAAAGCCAACGTCAGCTATAACAGAAGCGCCAAACATTACAAAGCCAACGTCAGCTATAACAGAAGCGCCAAACATTACAAAGCCAACGTCAGCTATAACAGAAGCGCCAAACATGACAAAGCCAACGTCAGCTATAACAGAAGCGCCAAACATGACAAAGCCAACGTCAGCTATAACAGAAGCGCCAAACATGACAAAGCCAACGTCAGCTATAACAGAAGCGCCAAACATGACAAAGCCAACGTCAGCTATAACAGAAGCGCCAAACATGACAAAGCCAACGTCAGCTATAAAAGAAGCGCCAAACATTACAAAGCCAACGTCGGCTATAACAGAAGCGCCAAACATTACAAAGCCAACGTCAGCTATAACAGAAGCGCCAAACATGACAAAGCCAACGTCAGCTATAACAGAAGCGCCAAACATGACAAAGCCAACGTCAGCTATAAAAGAAGCGCCAAACATTACAAAGCCAACGTCAGCTATAACAGAAGCGCCAAACATTACAAAGCCAACGTCAGCTATAACAGAAGCGCCAAACATTACAAAGCCAACGTCAGCTATAACAGAAGCGCCAAACATGACAAAGCCAACGTCAGCTATAACAGAAGCGCCAAACATTACAAAGCCAACGTCAGCTATAACAGAAGCGCCAAACATTACAAAGCCAACGTCAGCTATAACAGAAGCGCCAAACATTACAAAGCCAACGTCAGCTATAACAGAAGCGCCAAACATTACAAAGCCAACGTCAGCTATAACAGAAGCGCCAAACATTACAAAGCCAACGTCAGCTATAACAGAAGCGCCAAACATTACAAAGCCAACGTCAGCTATAACAGAAGCGCCGAACATTACAAAGCCAACGTCAGCTATAACAGAAGCGCCAAACATGACAAAGCCAACGTCAGCTATAAAAGAAGCGCCAAACATTTTGACAAGTGA
- the LOC138945826 gene encoding dehydrogenase/reductase SDR family member 12-like isoform X1 — protein sequence MSLFRNLVWFAKGLKEYTKSGFEAASRQFRAEDLQADISHRSFMITGANSGIGKSAALAIARQGGTVHMVCRSRQRGEAAMAEIIEASGNQNVHLHELDMSRPRDIFAFARSFADSGKPLHVLINNAGVLVAEKERQLTPEGLEVTFATNSLGTHILTTALIPVLSQQEEPRVVIVTSGGMLVQKLDLRDLQSEKQRTFDGTMAYAQTKRQQVVLTEQYANKFPTIHFSCMHPGWADTPGVQSSIPDFHAKMKDRLRTTEQGADTMVWLAVAPCVKDLPSGLFFQDRKAVSTHLPLAWTKATPQECEQLVTILEDTSKQYAA from the exons ATGTCTCTCTTCAGGAACCTGGTTTGGTTTGCCAAGGGTCTCAAGGAGTACACCAA GAGCGGCTTTGAGGCTGCCAGTCGACAGTTCCGAGCGGAAGACCTGCAGGCTGACATCAGCCATCGCAGCTTTATGATCACCGGGGCCAACAGCGGCATCGGCAAGTCAGCGGCCCTGGCCATTGCAAGGCAAGGCGGCACGGTGCACATGGTGTGTAGGAGCAGGCAGAGGGGGGAAGCTGCCATGGCCGAAATCATTGAAGCGTCAGGAAACCAG AATGTTCATCTGCATGAACTGGACATGTCGAGACCGCGGGACATCTTTGCCTTTGCTAGGTCCTTTGCTGACAGCGGCAAACCTCTCCATGTTCTG ATCAACAACGCGGGGGTGCTGGTGGCAGAGAAAGAGCGACAGTTGACCCCTGAGGGTCTGGAGGTAACCTTCGCCACCAACAGTCTGG GTACACACATCCTGACGACAGCTCTCATACCTGTCTTGTCTCAGCAAGAAGAACCCCGAGTG GTCATCGTGACATCGGGGGGAATGCTGGTACAGAAACTTGACCTAAGGGACCTGCAGAGTGAGAAGCAACGCACGTTTGACGGCACCATGGCGTACGCTCAGACCAAGCGACAGCAGGTGGTGCTGACCGAGCAGTACGCCAACAAGTTTCCCACCATTCACTTCTCCTGCATGCACCCTGGGTGGGCCGATACACCGG GTGTACAGTCATCAATCCCAGACTTCCACGCAAAGATGAAGGACCGACTGCGGACGACAGAACAAGGGGCGGACACCATGGTGTGGCTGGCGGTGGCTCCCTGTGTCAAGGATCTGCCCTCCGGACTTTTCTTCCAGG ACCGTAAAGCAGTGTCCACACATCTGCCCCTGGCATGGACCAAGGCCACACCACAGGAGTGTGAACAGCTCGTCACCATCCTGGAAGACACGTCCAAGCAGTATGCGGCATAA
- the LOC138945826 gene encoding dehydrogenase/reductase SDR family member 12-like isoform X3: MAEIIEASGNQNVHLHELDMSRPRDIFAFARSFADSGKPLHVLINNAGVLVAEKERQLTPEGLEVTFATNSLGTHILTTALIPVLSQQEEPRVVIVTSGGMLVQKLDLRDLQSEKQRTFDGTMAYAQTKRQQVVLTEQYANKFPTIHFSCMHPGWADTPGVQSSIPDFHAKMKDRLRTTEQGADTMVWLAVAPCVKDLPSGLFFQDRKAVSTHLPLAWTKATPQECEQLVTILEDTSKQYAA; encoded by the exons ATGGCCGAAATCATTGAAGCGTCAGGAAACCAG AATGTTCATCTGCATGAACTGGACATGTCGAGACCGCGGGACATCTTTGCCTTTGCTAGGTCCTTTGCTGACAGCGGCAAACCTCTCCATGTTCTG ATCAACAACGCGGGGGTGCTGGTGGCAGAGAAAGAGCGACAGTTGACCCCTGAGGGTCTGGAGGTAACCTTCGCCACCAACAGTCTGG GTACACACATCCTGACGACAGCTCTCATACCTGTCTTGTCTCAGCAAGAAGAACCCCGAGTG GTCATCGTGACATCGGGGGGAATGCTGGTACAGAAACTTGACCTAAGGGACCTGCAGAGTGAGAAGCAACGCACGTTTGACGGCACCATGGCGTACGCTCAGACCAAGCGACAGCAGGTGGTGCTGACCGAGCAGTACGCCAACAAGTTTCCCACCATTCACTTCTCCTGCATGCACCCTGGGTGGGCCGATACACCGG GTGTACAGTCATCAATCCCAGACTTCCACGCAAAGATGAAGGACCGACTGCGGACGACAGAACAAGGGGCGGACACCATGGTGTGGCTGGCGGTGGCTCCCTGTGTCAAGGATCTGCCCTCCGGACTTTTCTTCCAGG ACCGTAAAGCAGTGTCCACACATCTGCCCCTGGCATGGACCAAGGCCACACCACAGGAGTGTGAACAGCTCGTCACCATCCTGGAAGACACGTCCAAGCAGTATGCGGCATAA
- the LOC138945826 gene encoding dehydrogenase/reductase SDR family member 12-like isoform X5 → MAEIIEASGNQNVHLHELDMSRPRDIFAFARSFADSGKPLHVLINNAGVLVAEKERQLTPEGLEVTFATNSLGTHILTTALIPVLSQQEEPRVVIVTSGGMLVQKLDLRDLQSEKQRTFDGTMAYAQTKRQQVVLTEQYANKFPTIHFSCMHPGWADTPGVQSSIPDFHAKMKDRLRTTEQGADTMVWLAVAPCVKDLPSGLFFQDRKAVSTHLPLAWTKATPQECEQLVTILEDTSKQYAA, encoded by the exons ATGGCCGAAATCATTGAGGCGTCAGGAAaccag AATGTTCATCTGCATGAACTGGACATGTCGAGACCGCGGGACATCTTTGCCTTTGCTAGGTCCTTTGCTGACAGCGGCAAACCTCTCCATGTTCTG ATCAACAACGCGGGGGTGCTGGTGGCAGAGAAAGAGCGACAGTTGACCCCTGAGGGTCTGGAGGTAACCTTCGCCACCAACAGTCTGG GTACACACATCCTGACGACAGCTCTCATACCTGTCTTGTCTCAGCAAGAAGAACCCCGAGTG GTCATCGTGACATCGGGGGGAATGCTGGTACAGAAACTTGACCTAAGGGACCTGCAGAGTGAGAAGCAACGCACGTTTGACGGCACCATGGCGTACGCTCAGACCAAGCGACAGCAGGTGGTGCTGACCGAGCAGTACGCCAACAAGTTTCCCACCATTCACTTCTCCTGCATGCACCCTGGGTGGGCCGATACACCGG GTGTACAGTCATCAATCCCAGACTTCCACGCAAAGATGAAGGACCGACTGCGGACGACAGAACAAGGGGCGGACACCATGGTGTGGCTGGCGGTGGCTCCCTGTGTCAAGGATCTGCCCTCCGGACTTTTCTTCCAGG ACCGTAAAGCAGTGTCCACACATCTGCCCCTGGCATGGACCAAGGCCACACCACAGGAGTGTGAACAGCTCGTCACCATCCTGGAAGACACGTCCAAGCAGTATGCGGCATAA